From Cheilinus undulatus linkage group 17, ASM1832078v1, whole genome shotgun sequence, one genomic window encodes:
- the LOC121525230 gene encoding proteinase-activated receptor 1-like — translation MAYATMAYIWCKKPEESGGLTFTDPFGNVEPVILSNILPNYGQPRGPETTPRYEDDEGRQNLSEEAWWFLTGSLSTTIIPSFYTLVCLLSVPINICALLVFIKRIEPKKPAVIYMMNLACADLLFSMVLPFKISYHFMGNDWIFSRAMCRIVTAAFYWNMYCSILLISLISVDRLLALVYPIQSLSWRSPAKAVIACAVMWILSFVGSVHLLFTEQTFNLTALNITTCHDIQLSQPFLWYKMYYITLCFLLFFLPLIITMVSYTRVILTLSKVQPELPDHSQKKRRAMFLTATVLVMFVLCFLPSNIIFIVHQLMYSEEIEDQEKEMNPDRLYVIYLFCLCLGSLNCILDPLVYYFGSSQFQKELSSMMGCQKTKQSTNGGQSPSVYYL, via the exons AACCCGTCATACTGAGCAACATACTCCCAAATTACGGACAACCCAGAGGACCAGAGACAACCCCCCGTTATGAAGATGATGAAG GCAGGCAGAATCTCTCAGAGGAGGCATGGTGGTTTCTAACAGGATCATTATCCACCACCATCATCCCGTCCTTCTACACACTGGTCTGCCTCCTCAGTGTGCCCATCAACATCTGTGCACTGCTGGTCTTCATAAAAAGAATAGAGCCTAAGAAGCCAGCAGTGATCTACATGATGAACCTGGCCTGTGCTGACCTGCTCTTCTCCATGGTGCTGCCCTTCAAGATCTCCTACCACTTCATGGGAAATGACTGGATATTCAGTCGTGCCATGTGCCGTATAGTCACCGCAGCCTTTTACTGGAACATGTACTGCTCCATTCTGCTCATCTCCCTCATCAGCGTGGACCGGCTCCTCGCTCTGGTCTATCCTATCCAGTCTTTGTCATGGAGAAGTCCTGCAAAGGCAGTCATTGCCTGTGCAGTCATGTGGATCCTCTCCTTTGTTGGCTCAGTGCACCTCCTCTTCACTGAGCAGACTTTCAACCTCACAGCACTGAACATCACCACCTGCCATGACATCCAACTCTCACAGCCTTTCTTGTGGTACAAGATGTACTACATCAccctctgcttcctcctcttcttcctgccTCTCATCATCACCATGGTGTCCTACACTCGGGTGATTTTGACTCTGAGTAAAGTCCAACCAGAGCTTCCAGACCACTcacagaagaaaagaagagCAATGTTCTTGACTGCAACAGTACTGGTGATGTTTGTGCTGTGTTTCTTACCCAGTAACATCATCTTCATCGTGCATCAGCTGATGTATTCTGAAGAAATAGAAGACCAGGAGAAAGAGATGAATCCTGACAGGCTCTATGTAATCTATTTATTCTGTCTGTGTTTAGGAAGTCTCAACTGCATCCTTGATCCTCTGGTCTACTACTTTGGATCATCCCAGTTCCAGAAAGAGCTATCCAGTATGATGGGGTGCCAAAAGACCAAGCAGAGCACCAATGGTGGTCAGTCACCATCTGTCTACTACCTTTGa